The Lytechinus pictus isolate F3 Inbred chromosome 5, Lp3.0, whole genome shotgun sequence DNA segment tgaatgaaaatgaaatggatgttagaccaactggttatgggACGTAATGGTCATAGGCGAAATGGTGATtggacgaagtgatgattggaccaattggttgttagacgaaatgttgatgggaCATAATAGCATTAGACTAAaagaaagtagaccatgtggtgagtgaacgagttggcaatttacccGACATGCCAGCCATTTTTTCAAGGAACACGGATAATTCTCAAGAACATACATGACGAAGGTAGTTAAGCGACAACTTTCAGTTGGCAAATTATGAGAGAGTATTGGGCATATCTAAATCGAAGTTGAAGGGTCTTTGCTCTTGAAGGAATGTGTACACTCCGATTGCTGCTGAAAATATGGATGCAAGATCAGAGAAAAAAGGGCAAATATGCCCCCTTCCCACTTGACATTACtatgaattgaaaataatcCGTATTGTGACAATATGATTTGTTCAAAGCTGTACagcaggctgaaaataatttgatttttgaacagataaagataagtcgaacaaacaaaacactgaaaatttgaccaagatcggacaaggaataacgaagtaatggcattttaaagatttgcatcattccagtgaaacagtccTAGGCAtgacttcatgaatattcagtgagcaaactgatgatgtcatatccccacttgttcttttgtatttcattatatgaaattaggttctttcaatttttttcttgaagaacaagaaaaattgaaatgacaactgatttagtgcattagatgcactgcaacttatttcatttttcacacaatgtaaaataaaatgaaataattatgatctcatgtaataacataagaagaGGGAAAGTGATGTGACATCAtgagcccacctaatgaatattcatgaagacatgtacatacatgtaactggtttcacaatatattgctaaactttaaaattcaataacctttttatcagattttgattaaattttgggcattttgctctgtgaatttactttatttatttagatataaatattttcagcccggagtacaaCCCTCTCCTGTTCTTTCAACAGGAAGAAGAGACAGACCAGCACCAACAAAGTATTCTTGAAAAACACATTGAGAGGGGTCATCTCAGGCAACAAACACCGATCAAGTTCTCGTGTTGAGAAGCAACACAAAGATAGTTTGAAGAGAACAGAGTTGGTTGTTGAGTGTAAAGAggataataaaatgcaaatacatCACAAGGGGTTATACTGTGAGCGGCCAGAAGAAGCCTCGCAAGACAAGAACAGAATGACACCAGGACATTTCTCAAGAAAGGATGATCCTCATTCATGGAAAGCTCATAGCGAGAGAACAGCGAGGACTGGTGTAAAGGAAAAGAATCCAAGATGTCAGAGAAGAgtttcaaatttgaattctCCATGTTCACGTGCCAAAGAAAAAGactaaaaaaatctgaaatgttGTGCTGAGAAATGTCGAAAACTGGTATAAAGTGAAACGATCCCAGATGCCAGAGAAGAATTTCTACAGGGAATTCTTCATGTTCACTTGTCAAAGGAAAAGACTGAAGAATCTTGAATCTTATGGCGAGAAAACATACAAAACTGGTTTAGAGGAGattgaaacccttgaaaccagctgaatccatatcaaagagaaaaatcaaagaaacgtattgttgaaagtttgaggaagattgaatgaataataagaaagttattagcatttgaatgtcgagatcactaatgccatgtagatcctccaatcctcacacacgtacaactccctcattactttagtacttatttcacttatattctcacttttatagagtctatcacaaggtgaggtgttctctttatgagaggacaagtacagaggtttcacaacattatatcattgatgaatcgtttgtcatatgattagaatgagcaaaaagatatgttttggggtatattttcagtgtccaaaaggggagagttgttcatctgtgacatcatagatcttggtcgcattgccaatgggaggatctccatagcattagtgatctcgacattcaaatgctcataactcttctattgctattCCTAtgttactcaaacttttgttgatattattctttgatttttctgctttcacaaaagctaacttgctccaagagtttcattctcctttaagtcgctcttaacttacgaacaaagGCCCGTTTTTATAAAACCTGTTCAAAAAACAGATTTGCATTAAAagttaaagctactgaaatctttcaatttgattggctaattgtaaatttgttatagaaactgTTCATTTGTTAATATACTAGTAATAAGTCTTCATGAAACGAGACCAGAAAATCACATGAGGTATAGTCATATCGTCACAGACTTTTGGACAGTATCAAGATATGCATGCCAGTTGTTAACCACcattttagttttatttcttatttcccCTTCACATTGTTCATAGGCCAATATAAACTGGtttccaaaagaaactgatcaaaCTTTACAAGGGCACTACACAAATTTCActgtcaaaatgaaaaaaaatatttgtacacAGGCTAGCCTCGATAATCTTTACTAACCATATGTCGATTATTAAGAGATTGGTTCAATCACAGAGAGGCTATAGCCCCTCTGTGATTgaaccaatctcttaattaCTGATGTGTgcttagtatacaaatatatcaggctttgagaaagtatagtgggaattatttatccgaggttggactggcaattactatttttcccaaggggcgaagccccgagggaaaaatagttacattgccagtccaaccgaggattaataattcccactatgctttcgaaagaaacgcctgatatatttgttttatatccctctttAACTTGTGGGCCTATAGTCCTTGCCGATGTTTAACCGATCTAGGCCAAATCTAACGTTGTTGGACCTCGTCCTACTCTAAGCCTGTCGAGATAATGCTAGACAGTTCCCGGGTAGGCTGCGCGCGGCTTCTACCCGACTACACTTAATGAGAGGTCCGCTGCGCTGCGTTGGCCGTTGCTGCAGTGGCACTCAAAATAAATACGCGCAGTCAAAATTTATGCTCTAAAATTTAGTATCGGATCTTGACTCACCTTGTTAGGTATGTTTATTCCATATTAAAGGATCCTGTATGAATAGCCTTTGGAATTAGATTTTCAGCATTGTAATCTAGACCCAATTCCACCGTTGTTTTTCAGATTGTCGGTACGGTAATTAGAGCGAGAgcttgtattttactttatttactttttgcgAATGATCGATATCTGTGTCAAGTCAGGGAGCATGCGCAATTCAAAGTTGAGAGAAAATATCGAgcatgagcatgcgcagttctGCCCATGAAAGTATATCGAAAACTATACGGAGCTAATTTCAGCGATGtgttttcctattgaaattatactttgtcacatgatcacgaattgaccaatcgtttatctagaatactcatgaatattcataagagggatataataaataatattaagCTAGTGTCACGAAACCAAGCTGAAGTATATTCTCGCCTTGACGCAAAGAAATACCCGTGACTAAAAGCTTGCGAGAAGAAGTTGATTTTATTACAGGTTCAAGACTTCAAGATGAATCTTCAACGCACATGTGTATATATTTCAACACAAGCGCAATAAAATACCAGCTCTGAGACATACGTCTCCCTCTCTTTCGTAGCTATACTATCTTCTGACTAAAAGTCACTTTCCTTCCACTACTTATAACGTACCGTTACATAAATGTACACTgttacataaaaatatataaaggaaTATATAGAGAATTCTCTACCCTATGTTTCTCCTTGTCTGAAATTACATAAACTACTCTAGCCAATCAAGGCTCAGGACTGACTTATATAAGTTATAATATTCCTTAGCTTGGGGTGGAGATAAAGGTATACGTAGAGAAACTACTTGGAACCAATCATCTCACACTACCACCTTACATAAGCATTTGGAGGTGCctttaaagaaatacataacGAAACTTCTTTGGACCAATCACATCATAGGAGTCCCTTACATAAGTTAAGTTGTTCCTTGTCTGGAGATggatacaaagagttacaaagAATAACCACTTTTGGCCAATGATACTATAGGGCTATCTTGCATAAGTGTCTGGAAATGAACTAAAGTTTTGTAAAGAGAAACTCTTTCTGACCAATGGCAGTTTAGTACTTTCTTACATAAACTGTGTTTTTCCAGACAGGGGTAATGAATGTTTATCCCTCCCTTGACGTATCAAGGACAAGAACGTAAATTCTGGCATGTGAAATGGGTTACTGTATATACTATTAGGACTTTCACATGCATACTTTAAATCTTAGGTACACACCTATCATTTAGAAAGAATATAATTTTACTGTGAGGACTACTTCGTCACAGCTAGCATGTGTAcatatattgttcattttgaccgAGTGGAATTTACGCAATTCCCTTGTGAAGTCCTTTGGAACTCAGTTTATGTAGACAATTCCTATCCATTATATATTATAGAATAGACTGACTTTGATACTGAagtagaataaaaataattgtggTTTTTTAAAATTGTCCAGGTTTTCAATGATTTAATGTAAATTGAAATGCGACATTCAGAGAATTAGCGATTGAAGATGATCATAGTGTCCATACATTCCACAGTCACAGATTGTGGAATGGATGTGGATTGTATGTCTACATTCTGCATCTCGACACgccggttccatgacatttgctccaagGACAGTTGCgtcgatggaaaatctgcacgttaattAACCCAAAGATAAAACCCAatctccaaaactaaataaaccctaaacCTCATcttcatattacatgtattttgaaccAAAACCTCTATTACAGTCCTCTGAGATATTAggaccggagcaattgtcgcaggagcaaatgtcgtgtcactgcCATGGTTACTGTACTTTCAGATTCTGGGTTTTACATGGCATATTGGTAGAAAGATTGGTTGCATGATATTGATCATTCAGCCTATTTGAAATTGATGTCGTCATtcatgcaattttggatccatacttGTCCATTATACGCTCGCTGAGACCACCAACGCTACATCTAAAGTATGCTGATAACCGCACGCTTGCACTGCATTCACTTTTGCTtccaaattcataaatgtgAAATGCCAGGTTCTACAATTTAGTATCATATAAACACATAcaagtaattattatcattattttgtgcaattgATAGAATACTTCCTTCGTtgtaagatgaaatgaatgatccattcattGAGGCGTAGCCGAGATAATTTCATCTTACACCTCATGAAGTGTTGCACAATTAACCTATACATGGTCTATTATTGCACTCAGAAACTTTCAGTATATTTGTAatatatgtttatttgttttccattaaCCTCTGGGACTTCTTATGAAAATATCAGATATTTGGAAGTATTTGGAGTAAATACAAAAGATCTTCCATCTACGTTTTGGTGTGTCAATAgcgcgttttcgcccagcgtcgtacgacgtagaacgtaagggtcgtgtgcaaaa contains these protein-coding regions:
- the LOC135154301 gene encoding protein POLR1D-like, which encodes MEDSELDRLAAQELLQEAGRGKERASTMGAYGWKKRQTSTNKVFLKNTLRGVISGNKHRSSSRVEKQHKDSLKRTELVVECKEDNKMQIHHKGLYCERPEEASQDKNRMTPGHFSRKDDPHSWKAHSERTARTGVKEKNPRCQRRVSNLNSPCSRAKEKD